The proteins below come from a single Fastidiosipila sanguinis genomic window:
- a CDS encoding type IV pilus assembly protein FimV: MLEKIKTHLSNFISKAKEKLTQDKNKLESAYLIRTASFAVAMLAIAGTASLFQNSKFTERNSTLNASETTIESNQNDADLDSEIALYLDEGLNRSSDELYSTKETKETSTTTTTQATEATTSTTTAATTTTETTAATTATKTVTVGKGEGWWHVGERAGVDYRYLAVFNGKHWNENVYTGQVLKVPTAEELAKIELPVETAAPTQAQSNTNGNAPQATQAPVQTTAPATSSAAIYSVNDLIFHGRINWGGMQYTFYSQSVLPGYGLNIPGRHVSAAGFVCDADGYIVLASDYYAKGTVINTPFGAPGRVYDAFGTGQPAWRFDVYIR; encoded by the coding sequence ATGTTAGAAAAGATAAAAACGCATTTGAGTAATTTTATTTCTAAAGCGAAAGAAAAATTAACTCAAGACAAAAATAAATTAGAAAGTGCCTATTTAATTAGAACTGCCAGTTTTGCTGTAGCAATGCTAGCAATCGCAGGTACAGCTTCACTCTTTCAAAATAGTAAATTCACTGAAAGAAACAGCACTTTAAACGCCAGCGAAACAACAATTGAATCAAATCAAAATGATGCTGATTTAGATTCTGAAATAGCACTTTACCTAGACGAAGGTCTCAACCGTAGTAGTGACGAATTATATTCAACAAAGGAAACTAAAGAAACAAGCACAACTACCACAACACAAGCTACTGAAGCAACAACAAGCACAACTACTGCAGCTACAACAACTACAGAAACTACAGCAGCTACTACAGCAACTAAGACTGTTACAGTAGGAAAAGGTGAAGGTTGGTGGCATGTAGGTGAACGTGCAGGTGTAGATTATAGATATCTTGCAGTATTTAATGGCAAACATTGGAACGAAAATGTCTATACCGGACAAGTTCTTAAAGTTCCTACAGCAGAAGAATTAGCAAAGATTGAATTACCGGTAGAAACTGCGGCTCCAACACAAGCTCAGTCAAATACAAATGGCAACGCACCTCAAGCTACACAAGCGCCAGTACAAACAACAGCGCCTGCTACATCAAGTGCAGCTATCTATTCAGTAAATGACTTGATTTTCCACGGTAGAATTAACTGGGGTGGAATGCAATATACTTTCTACTCACAATCAGTTCTTCCAGGTTATGGACTAAATATCCCAGGACGTCATGTTTCTGCTGCTGGATTCGTTTGTGATGCTGATGGTTACATAGTTCTAGCAAGTGACTACTATGCTAAAGGTACAGTAATCAATACACCATTTGGTGCGCCAGGAAGAGTTTATGATGCTTTCGGTACTGGACAACCTGCATGGAGATTTGATGTTTATATTAGATAG
- a CDS encoding lipid II:glycine glycyltransferase FemX, with protein MILDQNNLEEVNKYNEFVRKNEHSQFTQDTAWAHVKNNWHGEYVYLTDSEGEIRAALSIIMIEAVPGSMFMYAPRGPVCDFYDIETVKELVEAAKPLAEKYNAFLLRMDPEVFEDDELVEKYRDLGFTFRSKETDLHALVQPRWNVMMDLAKHEFEGNEDDPEYGLNIFKSKTRNSIRKGLKMDCDVIYYEGKDVTEQEVDIFYELIKIMAERQGINHRPKDYYKRLLEAYPDARLYFIKHEEDYLAGSISIPYGKKVAYLYAATSNVKRNYNAGDLLIFELIKWTHSIGKKYFDFGGVFSDDSSDGLYKFKKGFAGEEGLFKFIGELDVVYNEEKYQEYLKK; from the coding sequence ATGATTTTAGATCAAAACAATCTGGAAGAAGTTAATAAGTACAACGAATTTGTAAGAAAAAATGAGCATTCTCAATTTACTCAAGATACTGCCTGGGCTCATGTTAAGAATAACTGGCATGGCGAGTATGTTTATTTAACTGATTCAGAAGGTGAGATCAGAGCAGCCTTATCAATAATTATGATAGAAGCTGTTCCAGGATCAATGTTTATGTATGCTCCTAGAGGTCCAGTCTGTGATTTTTATGATATTGAAACTGTAAAAGAATTGGTCGAGGCTGCTAAGCCTTTAGCTGAGAAATACAATGCATTCTTGCTAAGAATGGATCCTGAAGTTTTTGAAGATGATGAATTGGTAGAGAAGTATAGAGATTTAGGATTTACTTTTAGAAGCAAAGAAACCGACCTTCACGCTCTGGTGCAACCACGCTGGAATGTAATGATGGATTTAGCTAAGCATGAATTTGAAGGGAATGAAGATGACCCTGAATATGGCTTGAATATCTTCAAGAGTAAAACCAGAAATAGTATACGTAAAGGCCTAAAAATGGATTGTGATGTTATCTACTATGAGGGCAAAGATGTTACAGAGCAGGAAGTAGATATTTTCTACGAGCTAATTAAAATAATGGCAGAACGTCAAGGTATCAACCATAGACCCAAAGACTACTACAAACGCTTACTAGAAGCATATCCAGATGCCAGACTGTACTTTATCAAGCATGAGGAAGATTACTTAGCCGGTTCCATTTCAATACCTTATGGTAAAAAAGTTGCCTACTTATATGCTGCAACCTCTAATGTTAAACGTAACTACAATGCGGGAGATTTGTTGATCTTCGAGCTGATTAAATGGACACATTCAATAGGCAAAAAATACTTCGATTTCGGTGGTGTATTCTCAGATGATAGTAGTGACGGTTTGTATAAGTTTAAAAAAGGCTTTGCCGGTGAAGAGGGATTATTCAAGTTCATTGGTGAATTAGACGTTGTATATAACGAAGAGAAGTATCAAGAGTATTTGAAAAAATAG
- a CDS encoding ABC transporter ATP-binding protein, with protein MFNKIKSMFKPKDDIEIKPATEPLLTPPERNRDNKPKDYGKVFTGLGRYVSGAWKGYLLAFLLIIVTNILQVFGPRLSGLAIDAIGIKPSDVDMSAVLKFTGTMMLIYILSALTSIIFSKVLIRTVQRTIGKMRQDTFNKIVELPLSYIDTHQAGDLVSRISYDLGLVSQALSFDIMRILGSFITVVGSFIMMLRMSPQLSIIFVILLPIIIGFTIYRRMVTRPLFRLRSKELGRMNAYVEETLSGQKTISAYGKEQFFIDNFDEVNNSSIDAYYRADYQGAFNGPSVSFMSNIALALVSLFGSLAVLDGQFTIGSLSAFVLYSRSFSEPINQIAMIFQDLQSAASAAERVFTLLDEDSEPEDKPDAIELTDVKGKVEFRNVSFSYIPGVPVLENVNFVAEAGSLTAIVGPTGAGKTTIVNLLMRFYDPQEGEILVDDINIKDITRKSLRRAFAMVLQDTWLFSGTIKENIAYGESDVDMEKIEAVAEAAHISGFIEEQAEKYDSVVSDSASNLSQGQKQLLTIARAMLLDAPMLILDEATSNVDSKTELQIQDAMNRLIEGRTSFVIAHRLSTIQNADEILVINAGKIQEQGTHDELLEKDEGIYKNLYDSQFQG; from the coding sequence ACTTATTATTGTGACTAATATCTTGCAAGTCTTCGGCCCACGTCTAAGTGGTTTGGCCATAGATGCAATCGGCATTAAGCCTTCTGATGTAGATATGTCAGCCGTCTTGAAATTCACAGGAACCATGATGTTAATCTATATTTTAAGTGCTCTTACTAGTATCATCTTTTCCAAAGTCTTAATAAGAACTGTTCAGAGAACAATTGGTAAGATGCGTCAAGACACCTTCAACAAAATTGTTGAATTACCATTGTCATATATAGACACTCACCAAGCAGGTGACCTAGTCTCTAGAATTTCCTATGACTTGGGTCTAGTTTCACAGGCTCTAAGCTTCGATATAATGCGTATCCTTGGTAGTTTTATAACTGTTGTAGGTTCCTTTATTATGATGCTTAGAATGAGCCCTCAGTTAAGTATTATTTTCGTAATTTTACTGCCAATTATCATTGGATTTACAATTTACAGACGTATGGTCACTCGCCCTCTATTTAGGTTGCGTTCCAAGGAGTTAGGTAGAATGAATGCCTATGTCGAAGAAACTTTATCCGGCCAAAAAACTATCAGCGCCTATGGCAAAGAGCAGTTCTTTATCGATAATTTTGATGAGGTAAACAACAGTAGTATTGATGCTTACTATAGAGCAGATTACCAGGGTGCATTCAATGGACCATCTGTTTCATTTATGAGTAATATTGCATTGGCCTTGGTATCACTGTTTGGGTCTTTAGCCGTTCTAGATGGGCAATTTACAATTGGTAGTTTGAGTGCATTTGTATTGTATTCACGTAGTTTCAGTGAGCCGATCAACCAGATTGCTATGATATTCCAAGATCTACAGTCCGCCGCCTCAGCTGCAGAGAGAGTTTTCACCTTGTTGGACGAGGATTCAGAACCAGAAGATAAACCAGATGCCATAGAGTTGACAGACGTTAAGGGCAAAGTCGAGTTTAGAAATGTAAGCTTCTCTTATATACCTGGAGTGCCTGTATTGGAGAACGTTAATTTCGTAGCCGAAGCAGGTAGCTTGACCGCTATAGTAGGACCAACAGGTGCGGGTAAAACAACTATAGTCAACTTATTGATGCGTTTCTATGACCCACAAGAAGGAGAAATCTTAGTAGACGATATAAATATCAAAGATATAACACGTAAGAGCTTGCGAAGAGCTTTTGCCATGGTCTTGCAAGACACTTGGTTGTTCTCAGGAACGATTAAAGAAAATATCGCTTATGGTGAAAGCGATGTCGATATGGAAAAAATTGAAGCAGTTGCGGAGGCAGCCCACATTAGTGGATTCATTGAAGAGCAAGCCGAGAAGTACGACAGCGTTGTCAGTGATAGTGCTTCCAACTTATCACAAGGGCAGAAACAATTGCTAACCATTGCTCGTGCAATGCTATTAGATGCGCCAATGCTGATTTTAGACGAAGCAACTTCTAACGTTGATAGTAAGACAGAGCTTCAGATTCAAGATGCAATGAACAGACTTATTGAAGGACGAACTTCATTTGTTATTGCCCACCGTCTGTCAACTATCCAAAATGCTGATGAAATTCTAGTTATTAATGCTGGAAAAATCCAAGAGCAAGGTACCCATGACGAATTGCTTGAGAAGGACGAAGGTATCTACAAGAACCTCTACGATTCACAGTTCCAAGGGTAG
- a CDS encoding FtsW/RodA/SpoVE family cell cycle protein — MNISSIAYLLRYVLALFVFVVAFKLLKSAIKELRWSMRHSLRPAQGYYLLGQKSDGSTISLPLYHTTNIGKARSNDLRINNPDISRHHAVIYRYDNNWFIRPQNMSAQFSVNGEPVKGETQLKNGDYIDFYVSKFAFVDEPMNAEARGEVYEESDYDNEAFLRAVKRNSNPPYVEWLLINLFTVLTSAIIFFSVPDLEELRKGYLIYTTTALLITDFIFLILPVILRYADRILFLAAAQLSVIGVAIQGRLNLISNPAYIRAEAEGSVEAMQEIAQVMFSNYRTQIIALCIGMIALIIGAIIVAKTKVLENMLVFCAVITPLLLVVTLIFGRGGDTHGATLWLSLGGHSLQLTEFAKISYLITLAGFFKNRPPLRTQVKFAIWAAVVFFLYLLLPDLGSLMILVPTTLIVFVIMTSEYIKTALILVAAAVMSVVGYGLFGHVRRRIDGWTSLWTEVNDSNRQVVYGLQAMGRGNILGRGLGNGSPGGIPLAKSDMIFSVICEEFGIIVGISIFVILFVILLRGFRTNILARDGFSSALGLALGTVLFVEALVVIGGTTGLIPLTGATLPFIAAGGSSMLAKWIVIALLLGLASRQEGGKR, encoded by the coding sequence ATGAATATTAGTTCAATTGCATATCTTTTACGTTATGTATTAGCACTATTTGTTTTTGTAGTTGCTTTTAAATTGCTAAAATCAGCGATAAAAGAACTACGTTGGTCTATGCGCCACAGTTTGCGCCCTGCTCAGGGATACTATCTTTTGGGGCAAAAGTCTGATGGAAGTACCATTAGCTTGCCTTTATACCACACGACTAACATTGGTAAAGCTCGCTCTAATGACTTGAGAATAAATAATCCAGATATTTCAAGACACCATGCCGTGATTTATCGCTACGACAATAACTGGTTTATTAGACCACAAAATATGTCGGCACAGTTTAGCGTTAATGGCGAACCGGTCAAAGGAGAGACCCAACTTAAAAATGGTGATTACATAGATTTCTATGTAAGTAAGTTTGCTTTTGTTGATGAGCCAATGAATGCGGAGGCTAGAGGCGAGGTTTATGAAGAGTCTGATTATGACAACGAAGCTTTCCTTAGAGCGGTCAAAAGGAATTCTAACCCACCTTATGTAGAATGGTTGTTGATTAATCTATTTACGGTTCTTACAAGTGCAATAATTTTCTTTAGCGTGCCGGATTTGGAGGAGCTTAGAAAAGGCTATTTAATATATACAACCACTGCCTTACTAATCACTGACTTTATATTCTTAATTCTGCCAGTCATCTTAAGATATGCAGATAGGATACTGTTCTTGGCAGCTGCTCAATTGTCTGTAATTGGAGTGGCTATCCAGGGAAGATTAAACTTGATATCTAACCCAGCTTATATCAGAGCTGAGGCAGAGGGCTCAGTTGAAGCTATGCAAGAAATAGCTCAGGTCATGTTCTCCAACTATAGAACACAGATTATAGCTCTGTGCATTGGAATGATAGCCTTGATAATAGGGGCAATAATAGTTGCAAAAACTAAGGTCCTTGAGAACATGTTAGTCTTCTGTGCTGTCATTACACCACTATTGCTAGTAGTAACATTAATTTTCGGTAGAGGTGGAGATACTCATGGTGCTACACTCTGGCTAAGTTTAGGTGGGCACTCGCTACAATTGACAGAGTTTGCTAAGATTTCTTATCTAATTACTTTAGCAGGATTCTTTAAAAATAGACCACCGCTAAGAACTCAGGTTAAGTTTGCAATTTGGGCGGCAGTAGTTTTCTTCTTGTACTTATTACTACCAGATTTAGGTTCGCTAATGATTCTTGTTCCAACAACCTTGATCGTATTTGTCATTATGACTTCTGAATATATCAAGACAGCCTTAATTCTTGTAGCAGCTGCTGTTATGAGTGTTGTAGGATATGGATTGTTTGGTCACGTTCGTAGAAGAATTGATGGTTGGACATCTCTTTGGACAGAAGTAAATGACTCTAATAGACAAGTAGTTTACGGTCTCCAAGCTATGGGACGAGGAAATATCTTGGGTAGAGGCCTAGGAAATGGTAGTCCTGGTGGTATACCATTGGCCAAATCTGATATGATTTTCTCAGTCATCTGCGAAGAGTTTGGTATTATCGTTGGAATATCAATTTTTGTAATTTTGTTTGTAATTCTTCTAAGAGGTTTTAGAACTAATATTCTAGCTAGAGATGGTTTCTCTTCAGCTTTAGGTCTAGCTTTGGGTACAGTCCTCTTCGTTGAGGCATTGGTAGTTATTGGGGGAACTACAGGTTTAATTCCTTTGACAGGTGCGACACTTCCTTTCATTGCAGCAGGAGGTAGCTCCATGCTGGCGAAATGGATAGTTATTGCATTGCTACTGGGACTCGCATCTAGACAAGAAGGGGGTAAAAGATGA
- a CDS encoding GIY-YIG nuclease family protein: MSRKVETEKDTNLENSEKNEPSYWVYILKCIDNTLYTGVARDPYKRLQAHNSGKGAKYTRNRRPCKLLYTEPQSNRSTAQSREYQIKQLTRAEKLDLIKLWQGNIDLS; this comes from the coding sequence ATGTCGAGAAAAGTTGAAACAGAGAAAGATACTAATTTAGAAAATAGTGAAAAGAACGAGCCATCCTACTGGGTATATATTCTTAAGTGTATTGACAATACCTTATATACTGGAGTTGCTAGAGATCCTTATAAACGTTTACAGGCGCATAATTCAGGCAAAGGTGCTAAATATACCAGAAATCGTAGGCCGTGCAAATTATTATACACAGAACCACAAAGTAATCGAAGTACTGCTCAGTCACGTGAGTATCAAATTAAGCAACTTACTAGAGCAGAGAAACTTGATTTGATTAAGCTATGGCAAGGTAACATAGACCTTAGCTAA
- a CDS encoding ABC transporter ATP-binding protein, protein MSNKRLEIQGLRKSLSGREIIKGIDLNLYEGEVLGLIGPNGAGKTTTIKMITGLYRKDAGKIYYEGQDYDDSFIKIKNNIGAIVENPDLFPFLSGREHLKQVAILYPGTTDADIDRVAHMLNLDKALDKKVKQYSLGMKQRLGIACMLLAKNNLLILDEPFNGLDPQGIRDLRKMLRDLAEQEGITVMVSSHILSEVQSLCDRIAMINQGEIVAEQKVSDISDSLLDNNVKITTNDQKRLKEYFDARKIPSKVDKEAVVLACELNNINMLLKDLMEADFKIYSVEPIHKNLEDMFIEIMQEKGGEIL, encoded by the coding sequence ATGAGCAATAAACGTTTAGAAATTCAAGGACTTAGGAAATCTCTTTCTGGTAGAGAGATTATCAAAGGTATAGACCTAAATCTGTATGAGGGTGAGGTCTTGGGACTTATAGGGCCTAATGGCGCCGGTAAGACTACAACTATCAAAATGATAACCGGGCTTTATCGAAAAGACGCCGGTAAGATTTACTACGAAGGTCAAGATTACGATGATAGTTTTATAAAAATTAAGAATAATATTGGAGCGATTGTAGAGAATCCTGATCTTTTCCCATTCCTAAGTGGGAGAGAGCATTTGAAGCAAGTTGCAATTTTGTATCCAGGTACTACGGATGCAGATATTGATAGAGTCGCTCACATGCTGAATTTGGATAAAGCTCTAGACAAAAAGGTTAAGCAATATTCCCTCGGTATGAAACAACGTTTGGGTATTGCTTGTATGTTGCTAGCAAAAAACAACTTGCTTATCCTAGACGAGCCTTTTAACGGTCTAGACCCACAAGGAATTAGAGATTTGAGGAAGATGCTGAGAGATTTGGCAGAACAAGAAGGCATCACGGTAATGGTTTCTTCTCATATTTTGAGTGAAGTGCAGAGTCTCTGTGACCGTATTGCTATGATTAACCAAGGAGAGATTGTAGCAGAGCAAAAAGTATCAGATATTTCAGACTCGCTATTAGATAATAATGTAAAAATTACAACAAATGATCAGAAGAGACTGAAAGAATATTTCGATGCTAGAAAAATCCCAAGCAAAGTCGATAAGGAAGCTGTGGTTCTAGCTTGTGAACTGAATAATATTAATATGTTGTTAAAAGATCTAATGGAAGCAGATTTTAAGATTTACTCCGTAGAACCAATACATAAGAATCTAGAAGATATGTTTATTGAGATTATGCAAGAAAAAGGTGGAGAAATACTATGA
- a CDS encoding DUF3139 domain-containing protein: MKKKRGIFFKTLIVLSILLALFLFFELGIYRLIAINHVKDYMYKQGAQEENIESMELGWDPLKTGGYNFRVKFKDDPEYEYFYNYRLFKINDFGIDNTVRFEASKDGIANVQGGKYKELR, encoded by the coding sequence ATGAAAAAAAAGCGAGGCATTTTCTTTAAAACATTAATAGTTTTGTCTATACTTTTAGCTTTATTCTTATTCTTTGAGTTAGGCATATATCGCTTAATCGCAATTAATCATGTTAAAGACTACATGTATAAACAAGGTGCCCAAGAAGAAAATATAGAAAGCATGGAGCTAGGTTGGGATCCACTAAAAACTGGTGGTTATAATTTCAGAGTTAAATTTAAAGATGATCCAGAATACGAATATTTTTACAATTATCGTTTGTTCAAGATCAATGACTTTGGAATTGATAACACGGTAAGATTTGAGGCTTCTAAAGACGGCATCGCAAATGTACAAGGCGGAAAATATAAGGAACTAAGGTAA
- a CDS encoding xanthine phosphoribosyltransferase encodes MKLLEEKLLKDGDIKGTDVIKVDSFLNHRVEPDFIEAIAAEFANYFSKKSPTIVLTLESSGIPIAYKTAELLGLPMVFAKKSESLNLDKETYTTEVYSYTRQNSYKVKVSKNYINSSDRVLIIDDFLARGSASRALINICKEAEAEIAGLGFVIEKFYQGGGEILRLNDYDVYSLAIIEKIDPVSRLVFISQEEVNSMY; translated from the coding sequence ATGAAATTATTAGAAGAAAAATTGTTAAAAGATGGAGATATAAAGGGTACTGACGTTATAAAGGTTGACTCATTCCTTAACCATAGAGTTGAGCCTGATTTTATCGAAGCTATAGCTGCTGAATTTGCGAATTATTTCTCCAAAAAATCTCCAACTATAGTTCTAACCCTAGAATCTAGTGGTATTCCTATTGCATATAAGACAGCTGAACTACTCGGACTTCCAATGGTTTTTGCTAAAAAATCTGAAAGCTTAAATCTTGACAAAGAAACTTATACAACTGAAGTCTACTCATACACTCGCCAAAATTCTTATAAAGTTAAAGTCAGCAAGAACTACATAAATTCTAGCGATAGAGTTCTGATTATCGATGATTTCTTGGCAAGAGGTAGTGCTAGCCGAGCTCTAATTAATATTTGTAAAGAAGCTGAAGCCGAAATTGCTGGACTGGGATTTGTAATCGAGAAGTTCTACCAAGGTGGTGGCGAAATCCTACGTCTAAATGATTACGACGTATATAGCTTGGCTATTATTGAGAAGATTGATCCTGTTTCCAGACTGGTTTTTATCTCACAAGAAGAAGTTAATTCAATGTACTAG
- the tsaA gene encoding tRNA (N6-threonylcarbamoyladenosine(37)-N6)-methyltransferase TrmO, with protein sequence MDKTDKKEDFKKANAQEQSGTECGAESGDGAAVCGAESYNFNVIGHYKGDLSQKFGVPRQSRLVDIPGEIHFSPEYWDRSAFKGLEQISHLWLIWVFSENKKSEKFQPTVRPPRLAGDRRIGVWASRSPNRPNQIGMSPVELRGFRWDKEQGPILEISGADLVDGTPILDIKPYIKYVDSIPEAESGFASDKPQAKLEVTWDKSVEDVFDENELDQLYSILAQDPRPAYQDDPERVYGMEFKGKNVKFQVVAGVAKITAVEEL encoded by the coding sequence ATGGATAAGACGGATAAAAAAGAAGATTTTAAAAAAGCAAATGCCCAAGAACAGAGTGGAACTGAATGTGGAGCAGAATCTGGAGATGGTGCAGCTGTATGTGGAGCAGAATCTTATAACTTCAATGTTATAGGCCATTACAAAGGCGACCTAAGCCAGAAGTTTGGTGTACCTAGACAGTCACGTTTGGTAGATATTCCAGGAGAGATTCACTTTAGCCCAGAATATTGGGATAGATCTGCATTCAAAGGTCTAGAGCAAATATCGCACTTGTGGCTGATTTGGGTTTTCTCAGAGAACAAAAAAAGCGAGAAGTTTCAACCAACTGTTAGACCGCCAAGATTAGCTGGTGATAGGAGAATTGGTGTATGGGCTAGTAGGTCCCCTAATAGACCTAATCAGATAGGTATGAGTCCGGTGGAGTTAAGAGGGTTCCGTTGGGACAAAGAACAAGGCCCAATATTAGAAATATCTGGGGCAGACCTTGTAGACGGAACGCCTATATTGGATATTAAACCTTATATTAAATATGTTGACAGTATTCCGGAAGCTGAATCTGGATTTGCCTCAGATAAACCTCAGGCCAAACTTGAAGTAACTTGGGATAAGTCTGTAGAGGATGTTTTTGACGAAAATGAGTTAGATCAACTTTATTCGATACTAGCTCAGGACCCAAGACCGGCATATCAAGATGATCCAGAACGAGTGTATGGCATGGAATTTAAAGGCAAGAATGTTAAATTTCAGGTGGTGGCAGGAGTAGCAAAAATTACCGCTGTTGAGGAATTATAG
- a CDS encoding ABC transporter permease subunit has protein sequence MMQFWRTTRVELRRIFKRKVFYVFLIALVIVSFAVSGLTYYSTEVLLPRLEQQAKEYNEKHYGDDGGFDVTVGNPMDQNSPYGNMTNAQVLEHLRSQSKMYEEMRTNKNPQYNELQEQRVNDDLAKLEKALESKSLNSNDKYTGKFYKSDNFLNAWSNLAHGPMYITLIFIALASILSLQVAGEFENGSIKFSVMKAGSRVSVLLAKFTAVVIVAVIIQVCNYLLHLFASAIFFGWGDLGKTFIFAIDGQSHSVPLFAYTLIIYGLSTLSLIMPLSLVLLLAVVTRSNAGTITASLAIYMLLNSIVEAFIGNYKFLRYTPFVHMNLENNLISGAQVPGMSLYLSAGIAALYFVIFLVSATIIFKRKDI, from the coding sequence ATGATGCAATTTTGGAGAACGACAAGAGTTGAGTTAAGAAGGATTTTTAAGCGCAAAGTTTTTTATGTATTTTTAATAGCGCTTGTAATAGTAAGTTTTGCAGTTTCAGGGTTAACATATTATTCAACAGAGGTGCTTTTGCCAAGGTTGGAGCAACAGGCCAAAGAGTACAACGAGAAGCATTATGGCGATGACGGTGGATTCGATGTGACAGTAGGTAATCCAATGGATCAAAATAGTCCATACGGGAATATGACAAATGCACAAGTACTAGAGCATTTACGCAGCCAAAGTAAAATGTATGAGGAAATGCGTACAAATAAGAATCCTCAATATAACGAATTACAAGAACAGAGAGTGAATGATGATTTAGCAAAGCTAGAGAAAGCTCTAGAAAGCAAGAGCCTAAACTCAAATGATAAATATACTGGAAAGTTTTATAAGAGCGATAACTTTTTGAACGCCTGGTCAAACCTAGCTCATGGACCAATGTATATAACTTTGATATTTATTGCCTTGGCTTCAATTTTAAGTTTACAGGTCGCTGGAGAGTTTGAGAATGGATCAATTAAATTCTCAGTAATGAAGGCTGGTAGCCGTGTATCTGTTCTATTAGCAAAATTCACAGCAGTGGTAATTGTCGCTGTGATTATTCAAGTCTGTAACTATCTATTGCACTTATTTGCTAGCGCTATATTCTTTGGTTGGGGTGATTTGGGCAAGACCTTTATTTTTGCTATAGATGGGCAAAGTCACTCAGTGCCACTATTTGCATATACCTTGATAATCTATGGTTTATCAACTTTATCACTGATAATGCCACTGAGTTTAGTACTGTTATTGGCAGTTGTTACAAGATCTAATGCAGGAACTATTACAGCATCTCTGGCAATTTATATGTTGTTGAATAGCATAGTAGAAGCTTTTATAGGCAACTATAAGTTCTTACGCTACACACCTTTCGTGCACATGAACTTAGAAAACAACCTTATTTCAGGTGCACAAGTCCCAGGAATGAGCTTATATCTTAGTGCAGGAATAGCAGCTTTGTATTTTGTAATATTTTTAGTATCAGCTACAATTATATTTAAGAGAAAAGATATTTAG
- a CDS encoding ABC transporter ATP-binding protein — MDKNTLLKIENISKSYKNGDNEQIVLDKVNLQVTKGTSLAIMGSSGSGKTTLLHILALLLNADSGEYIYNGENISNWSDEKRANFRNQEIGIIVQNYALIENESVYANVNLPFNYSPKKYKRQERLEIIKSALKKVGLLEKAKAKVEILSGGEKQRVAIARALVMNPNLILADEPTGSLDTENGNNIMNLLLGLVQEGKTLIMVTHNENLADLCDQVIVLDDGKITV, encoded by the coding sequence ATGGATAAAAACACATTATTAAAAATAGAAAACATTAGTAAAAGCTACAAAAATGGCGACAACGAGCAAATTGTTTTAGATAAGGTAAATCTACAGGTCACTAAAGGCACAAGCTTAGCTATAATGGGCTCTTCAGGCTCTGGTAAAACTACATTGCTCCACATACTTGCCTTATTATTAAATGCAGATTCAGGAGAATATATCTATAACGGAGAAAATATTAGTAATTGGTCTGACGAAAAACGTGCTAACTTCCGTAATCAAGAAATAGGAATTATAGTGCAAAACTATGCTTTAATCGAGAATGAATCTGTTTATGCTAATGTAAATCTACCTTTCAACTACAGTCCCAAAAAATACAAACGCCAAGAACGTCTTGAAATAATAAAAAGTGCATTAAAAAAAGTCGGACTACTAGAAAAAGCAAAAGCTAAAGTCGAAATTCTTTCTGGAGGAGAAAAACAACGTGTAGCCATAGCTAGAGCCTTGGTTATGAATCCTAATCTAATTTTGGCTGATGAACCCACAGGATCTTTGGACACAGAAAATGGTAATAATATAATGAATTTGTTATTAGGTTTAGTTCAGGAAGGCAAAACTCTAATAATGGTTACTCATAATGAGAATCTTGCAGATTTATGCGATCAGGTGATAGTTCTGGATGATGGGAAGATTACTGTTTAA